The Daucus carota subsp. sativus chromosome 7, DH1 v3.0, whole genome shotgun sequence genome window below encodes:
- the LOC108196788 gene encoding F-box/kelch-repeat protein At3g06240-like produces the protein MGMGGTPKRKKTTAADLPEELIRREILTRLPVRSLVRFKSVSKSWLSLFSEPRFINQHLTHSTTQNHNDCLVATRNTKVVILSRYEEIVALDSAHILDVVGSVRGLVCLTGRNMLSLWNPATHQSKETFAEARFADRAYDIGFGFDPVSDNYKLVILSEDLRFAMVYHSNSDNWIEISAPDNVFDNIRGAYSTSSVTIVKDCPYWAFCRYTKDRHMMATAVKFDAGRNEFKLLPEFVCEHRVRGSKFVDMNDCLTSVVYVYDNDPFSKRMLSLFSLDGDEGCCVWSKMYTIGPFNGWFVVVQGFSGGEIVFDDRGKFCCYDRKTDKINYMLLNTSSATTSDWRISCFRYTPSLAFIQGMKSVFYSTTRTRRASVQYSRVPQGLYNGLKY, from the coding sequence ATGGGAATGGGTGGGACACCGAAAAGGAAGAAGACTACAGCGGCCGATCTGCCAGAAGAGCTGATCCGCCGGGAAATACTCACACGACTCCCGGTCAGATCTCTGGTACGTTTCAAATCTGTATCCAAATCATGGCTATCTCTTTTCTCCGAACCCCGATTTATAAACCAACACTTGACTCACAGCACCACTCAAAATCATAATGACTGTCTCGTTGCTACAAGGAACACCAAAGTCGTTATTCTTTCCCGCTACGAAGAAATAGTTGCACTGGATTCTGCGCATATTCTTGATGTGGTTGGTTCTGTTCGTGGCCTTGTTTGTCTTACTGGTCGCAATATGTTATCGTTATGGAACCCTGCAACACATCAATCCAAGGAAACTTTCGCAGAGGCTCGCTTTGCTGATCGAGCCTATGACATAGGATTCGGTTTTGATCCTGTGAGTGATAATTACAAGCTTGTCATTTTGTCAGAGGATCTAAGGTTTGCTATGGTTTACCACTCTAATTCTGATAATTGGATTGAAATATCTGCTCCTGATAATGTGTTTGATAATATTAGAGGAGCCTACTCAACGAGTTCCGTGACTATTGTAAAGGATTGTCCTTACTGGGCATTTTGTAGATACACGAAAGATAGGCATATGATGGCGACTGCTGTGAAGTTTGATGCTGGACGTAACGAGTTCAAGTTGTTGCCTGAATTTGTTTGTGAACATAGAGTACGTGGTTCTAAATTTGTGGATATGAATGATTGTCTTACTTCGGTAGTGTATGTGTATGACAACGATCCTTTTTCTAAGCGTATGCTCAGTCTATTTTCTTTGGACGGGGACGAGGGATGTTGTGTTTGGAGTAAGATGTACACTATTGGACCATTTAATGGTTGGTTTGTGGTGGTACAGGGGTTTTCTGGTGGTGAGATTGTGTTTGATGATCGTGGTAAGTTTTGCTGTTATGATCGCAAAACGGATAAGATTAATTATATGCTCCTTAATACATCTTCTGCAACTACAAGTGATTGGAGAATAAGCTGCTTCAGATATACTCCTAGTTTGGCTTTCATACAGGGAATGAAGTCGGTTTTTTATTCAACAACCCGAACTCGACGTGCAAGTGTTCAGTATTCCAGAGTTCCTCAGGGATTATACAATGGACTTAAATATTAA